From a region of the Molothrus ater isolate BHLD 08-10-18 breed brown headed cowbird chromosome 15, BPBGC_Mater_1.1, whole genome shotgun sequence genome:
- the WNT8A gene encoding protein Wnt-8a, with protein sequence MKRSTLFILSITGVYSAILHSAAWSVNNFLMTGPKAYLTFSSSVAAGAHSGMEECKFQFGWERWNCPESALQLSTHNRLRRATRETSFVHAISSAGVMYTLTRNCSLGDFDSCGCDDSRNGRVGGRGWVWGGCSDNVEFGEKVSKLFVDALETGHDTRALINLHNNEVGRLAVKDTMKRACKCHGVSGSCSIQTCWLQLAEFREVGNLLKLKYDQAQKLEMDKRRLRAGNSAESRGATAETFHRIHATELVFLEDSPDYCTRNASLGHQGTEGRECLQSGRNLSQWEKRSCRRLCTECGLRVEERRTEVVASCNCRFHWCCTVRCEQCRTLVAKHFCTRRDSAAPNHSRQRSRAHRR encoded by the exons ATGAAGAGAAGCACCCTCTTCATCCTCTCCATCACAGGGGTCTACAGTGCCATTCTCCACTCAGCAGCATG gtCTGTGAATAACTTTCTGATGACAGGACCTAAG GCTTACCTGACCTTCTCCAGCAGCGTGGCGGCCGGGGCACACAGCGGCATGGAGGAGTGCAAGTTCCAGTTCGGCTGGGAGCGCTGGAACTGCCCCGAGAGCgccctgcagctctccaccCACAACCGGCTCCGCAGGG ctaCCCGGGAAACCTCCTTTGTGCACGCCATCAGCTCGGCCGGGGTCATGTACACCCTGACCAGGAACTGCAGCCTGGGAGACTTCGACAGCTGCGGCTGTGACGACTCCAGGAACGGCCGCGTGG gtggcCGAGGCTGGGTCTGGGGAGGATGCAGTGACAACGTGGAGTTTGGGGAGAAGGTTTCCAAGCTCTTTGTGGATGCCTTGGAAACGGGACACGACACCCGCGCCCTGATTAACCTGCACAACAATGAGGTTGGGAGACTT GCAGTGAAAGACACGATGAAGAGAGCCTGCAAGTGCCACGGGGTGTcgggcagctgcagcatccagacctgctggctgcagctggccGAGTTCCGCGAGGTGGGCAACCTCCTGAAGCTCAAGTACGACCAAGCGCAGAAGCTGGAGATGGACAAGAGGCGCCTGAGAGCCGGCAACAGCGCCGAGAGCCGCGGGGCCACGGCCGAGACCTTCCACCGCATCCACGCCACCGAGCTCGTCTTCCTGGAGGACTCCCCCGACTACTGCACCAGGAACGCCAGCCTGGGCCACCAGGGCACCGAGGGCCGCGAGTGCCTGCAGAGCGGCAGGAACCTGTCGCAGTGGGAGAAGCGGAGCTGCCGGCGGCTCTGCACCGAGTGCGGGCTGCGCGTGGAGGAGCGCAGGACCGAGGTGGTGGCCAGCTGCAACTGCAGGTTCCACTGGTGCTGCACCGTGCGCTGCGAGCAGTGCCGGACGCTGGTGGCCAAGCACTTCTGCACCCGCCGTGACTCCGCCGCGCCCAaccacagcaggcagaggagcagggcccACAGGAGATAG